Genomic segment of Gammaproteobacteria bacterium:
TCCGCGGCGCCCTCGATCAAGCCTGGAATGTCGGCGATCACGAAGCTCCGCTCGACGCCGACACGAACGACGCCGAGGTGCGGATGAAGCGTCGTGAAAGGATAATCCGCGACCTTCGGGCGGGCTGCCGAGACGGCTCGCGTCAACGTCGACTTGCCGGCGTTCGGGGCGCCGAGCAGGCCGACATCGGCAAGCACCTTGAGAGCCAGCAGGAGATGCCGGGCCTCGCCGGGCTCGCCCGGCGTCGCCCGCCGCGGCGCGCGATTCACGCTGCTCTTGAAGCTGGTGTTGCCGCGTCCGCCGCGGCCGCCCCGTGCGACGAGCAGCACGTCGCCGGCCCGGCGCAGGTCGCCCAGCGTCTCGCCGGTGTCGAGGTCCGTGACCTCCGTGCCCTCCGGAACCGGCACATAAAGGTCCGCGCCCGACGCTCCGGTCATGTTGCGCCCCGCGCCGCCCCGGCCGTTCTCGGCCTTGAAGCGCCGCTGGACGCGGAAATCCGCGAGCGTCCCTAGGCCTTCGCGAGCGATGAGGTACACGTTGCCGCCGCGGCCGCCGTCGCCGCCGTCCGGGCCGCCGCGCGGAATGTATTTCTCGCGCCGGAAGCTCACGCAGCCGTTGCCGCCTCGACCGGCCTCGACGCGGATGTCGGCTTCGTCGACGAATTTCACGGCCGCTGCCGCCGGCGCATCGGGGCCCGGCCGT
This window contains:
- the obgE gene encoding GTPase ObgE, with protein sequence MKFVDEADIRVEAGRGGNGCVSFRREKYIPRGGPDGGDGGRGGNVYLIAREGLGTLADFRVQRRFKAENGRGGAGRNMTGASGADLYVPVPEGTEVTDLDTGETLGDLRRAGDVLLVARGGRGGRGNTSFKSSVNRAPRRATPGEPGEARHLLLALKVLADVGLLGAPNAGKSTLTRAVSAARPKVADYPFTTLHPHLGVVRVGVERSFVIADIPGLIEGAAEGAGLGIRFLKHLERTRLLWHVVAAGPDRGLDDVAAEIRAIEAELERYSAVLAGLPRWLVLNKLDLMPPGERGEHVERVVAKLGWSSPAYGISALTGEGTEILVQDAMRFLETHRGAEASEAPEARGAPEATDAAEAGEAPEADEEEGNGPDTTPASPSGHRA